A stretch of DNA from Rattus rattus isolate New Zealand chromosome 1, Rrattus_CSIRO_v1, whole genome shotgun sequence:
TAGTGaatttccaggacagcagggttatgtagagaccttgtctcaaaaaaaaaaaaaaaaaccaaaactgtttttttatgtgtatgggtgcagggtatgtgcacatgagtgcaggtgcctgcagagaacAGACAAGGGAGTCAGACCCTCTGGGGTGGGAGATACTGGTGGTTATGAGTGGTCTGACGTGGGGGACCTAAACCCAGGCCCCTTGGAAGAGCGAGAAGTGCTCTTGACTCCAGTCCCCTACTTCGGCCACATGGCCTAATATGTCTGTGTTCCCATTGACCTGGGCCCCGCCCTCCGCACGTGTCCACCCTCCCTGGTCCTCCTTGTTTTTACTTTCCAAGCCTCTCACCTCCAAACTAGATGGATGGAAACTGCCAGTTCTGTGTATCCCCCAAGTGTTGGCCTCACCTGCAGGGACCCTGCCAGGTCTCCATGCCTGACAGCCAACAGGTATCCAACCTGTGACAAAGACGTGTGTGGGCCCAGGGTCTCTAGCCTGGCCCTTTGCTACTCAGCTCCAGATCTTCCCAGCCCTGTGTGTCACCCACGCCTCCTGAACCGTCGCCAGGCCCTTCAAGATGAGACCAGTACTGGTAGGAAGTGTGTGGACAGTTGGTGCCGACGAGTCCGTCTGCCTTGCCTGGGAATGCCCTGGCTGTCCAGTGCCAAGAACATGGGTCGGCCGTGGTGCCTCCAGCGTCGTGAGGCGTATGTGTTGTAGCCGTTCTCCTCGATGCGCTCCCGGAACCTACAGTCCACAGAGTAGACCCGCTGCAGGGCGGGTGCGTGAGACTGGCTATCTGCGCCGTCGGCCATTACCACCCAGTAGCTGCCCACTGCCAGTCACTCACCGACCCATAGAGGCGGCCCCTGCGATTCATGGCCACATAGAAGCCTGAGTACACAGCTTTGATCACCACAGTGCCCACACGGACAGAACGGATCTCAACAATACCTGAGTGGAGACAGAAGGTGGTCAGGCAGCAGCCAGACCTGGCGCTTCAGTTCTCATCACCACTGTGTCTCCAACCCCAGCTGGTGTGGACCCTGGAGACCAGGACTCTGCGACAACCATGGAGCCTTCCTGGATGAAGAGGAGTCTGTCTACGACCACCAGAAGCTAAGGAACAGGCTGGCCAGCAAAGACCTGGGGAGCTAGGCCATGCTTAAGCACCGCTGTTTCCTTAGCTTCTGCTTGGGAAACCAACTGTATGCCCTCTGCTTTGTGGCACCTACACAACCCTGGGGGCAGGGTGCCAACTCTACCTACTTCCAGGAGGGAGACAGGCCCAGGATTGGAAGAGCTAGCCGTGGACCTCATCTGTTCACTGGTCCGTGACCATCCCTGGCAAGCCCTAGCTGGCTCTGCGTCTCAGCTTTCCTTCAGGAAGGAATCAGGGAAGGCTGAATCCCACCACAGGCTCTAGGCTCAGACCCTCTTTGGAAGGGAGGCCTCACACTCAGGACAGCAGCCATTACCATTCTTCCACCAGTCCTCCCTGCTCCGAAAAGAGTACACTTGCTTCACCCCAGGGGAGACCCATGTCAGTGCACCATCTTGGTTCACATTGCATGCTGTTGGCCAGCACCACATGGGAACGACCAAGTTAAGGAGGGAAGAGCTCTGTCCACACAGAGCCTGTCACCTGTCACCCCATCCCTATCTAGGTGGGATCCACACTGAAGGGCCAGGTCACTCAGCTGGGCCTCTTCCAAAGCCTGGGGCCACCCCGCCTGGCTGTGCTACCATGGATGGACCTGCCCAGCCAGTCCCCTGTCATAGCCCTCGTCCTGTGTGGCCTAATGAGGGCCTTGGAACCCAGATGAAAGCTGGGATGGGCAGTGCCTTGTCACCTGCCCAGGGCTGAGCTCAAGCCCTCCCAGGAACTCTGCCAGAGTTTACCACCAGGGAAGCTGGCTGTGGCCTCCCCATCACCCCCAGCTTCCTCCCCAGGTGGCCTCTCCTTTTGCCACATATATGCCACAAGCACTTATGGAAGGCCCTCTGTATGCAAAGTAGGGCTCTGTCCAGACCTCACTCCCTTCCTGGCCTCTTAGCAGGACTTTGAGATCAGGGCATCCCTTCTTACCTCATCTGCCAAATAGGGATGTCTGGGAACAGAGGGAATCCCAATTCAGGCAGGCCACAAGCCCAGAAGCAGGAATCCCCCTTCATCAGTCTGCCACTGACCCCACCCAGagggcacccccacccccactcccggCTTTGCTTAGGAGCCTACGGGATGTGTGCCCATCCCTCCCTGCTGCCCCAGCACTCACTGTCCTGGCCGTGTCGCCAACGCGTCCCCTGCACCCGACCACCAGGATCCACACGCAGGAAAAAGTGGGTGGAGGAGAAGAGGCGGCGCCAGCGCACGTCGCCCTCCAGATGTGGGTACCCGCCCGGGGCTCCCGGTGCCCGCGCCAGCAGCAGCCAGGCCAGGCCCAGCCAGAGGCGGCGGCGCATCCCGACCTGTGCCCGGCGGCGCGCGGTGTTCCAGCTGCACGGTCGGGGGCCGGGCTATGGCTGCTGCCGTCCAATGGGCGCGTGGGGGCGGGGCCTCGACCTCCACAAGCTGGGTCTGTCAGCTCTTGTTTGTCCCTAGGCCATCGGCTGTCAaggagtggggtggagggtgTACAGgtacggggtgggggtggggggtaaagggggtagggggtggagagagacacagactaGAGATGGAAGAACGAGATTACAGAGGAATAGAGATTGAAGACAAAGcccagagatggagagagacagagacaccagAGCAAGAAGACAGAATAAACAGACAAGGAATAGAGGTGAAAGAAAAACAGGTCAGAGATAGACTGAaaccagaaagacagaaaaaagggaaaacaaagaaacagacaaaagacaTAGATAGGAGACAGAGATGTACAGAGACACAGCTAAGAGATGGACAGGTGGCAATGAAGTACGCTAGATTACAGAAGATGTCAATTGTAGTGACAATttgggaattttggtttcttttaaaaacacagaaatattacaagaatgtgtttttgtttttatcccaGGCGCGGGATGAGGGGCTGCTTTAGACTGtccgcagcagctgactatgatttgcctcctgctctagcagaggcgtggttttgccagctgcaggtagTTCCTGAGATTATATGATATTTGAAATTCTGGGAAGCTTTTAGAGGCTGTATAAATGTTAGAGGCcagccaggtggtgatggtggcgcacacctttaatcccagcacttgggaagcagaggcaggcagatctctgtgagttcgaagcctggtctacagagcaaaccctaggacagccagggctacacagagaaaccctgtcttgaaaaagcagctaggggttggggatttagctcagtggtagagcgcttgcctagcaagcgcaaggccctgggttcggtccccagctccgaaaaaaaagaaaaagaaaaaaaaaaaaagaaagaaagaaaaagcagctaaacaaacaaataaataaatgctagcgggttggggatttagctcagtggtagagcgcttgcctagcaagtgcaaggccctgggttcggttcccagctccaaaaaaaaaaaaaagaaaaaaaaaaaaaaaataaataaatgctagcaTCTGAGTAGGTTGACCGTTGGTTGTTAGTTGTTCCGGGAGGTTGTTTGCAGTTTATTAGTTGtggtcagagaagaaacaagagcaaagaaattagattcaaggaCCTCTATCTATCTCCTCCcctatctttcttcctctcctatctagtgatggGAGTTGGGGGGGTGAGACTGGGGTCGGGGGATAAAGGgtagggaaaaaaagaacccacaaagtatcAAAGATGGGCTACAGTTGGTGCCTCAACATGGGGCTTCAAAGTTAAGGATAAAATGGGAAATTTGATTTCAGTTGCCCACAGAGGAAACAGCAGGGGATGAAggaatgttttgggttttttttcccccaagacacCAGAAAAAATGTATTGGTGCTGGGATATCTGCTTTGCTCCCAGAGgggattttctgttttgttttgttttttttcggagctggggactgaacccagggccttgctctaccactgagctaaatccccaaccccttgtttttgtttttgttttccttttattcttaaaaaaaaaaaaaaaaagggtcaagAGAACAGCTGAGCAGTTGGGAAAATTGCAGGTGGAAATGGCGGGGCCTGAGAAACAGCAGCTACAACATGGCTGAAATGGAATAACAGAAGGGGTCACTCTACTCTTCTGAAAGGGTTGCAGAGTTCAGGGTGCAGCTGGAGAGGTTGAGGGTGGAGATGGCAGCACTTGGGAATCAAGGAGCaccagagagagaacaaggctcAGTCTGGGTGACAGAGAGCAGGCAGGCGTTTCTACAGGTGAAAAGGGGGAAACAACTTCACCAGGAGAAGGTCCAGTCAGAGAGGAGCTGGAAAAGCAGGAAGACAGGCTGATGGGAGAGTTAGGGAAGGGGTGGCCTGGGGTTAGGAGACCACCATCAGCTTTTCCAGTGCTCACACAGCGCATGCCTGCTAATGGTGGGAACACGGTTATGATGAGATAGGATGGCGTCCTACAGAAACGATACACCTAAGGCCTTTTAAAGAGGCTATGGTTTCATGTGGGATGCATTTGCCTTACGTGAAACAAATTCTAAATAACTGGGCTACTCAAAGTAGAATTAATCCCCTAAACTGGAAGAGATTGGCAACAGCTGTACTAGAGGCCAGTCTGAAGTTGCAGTTGTCACGATGGTGGAGGGAAGAAGTTGTGAATACTGAAAAGGAAATAGAGTAAGGGGAATGAATACAGTAAAATGCAGTTGCTAGGTGAAGGGTGGTGCAGTTGCTAGGTGAAGGGTGGTGGTGCAGTTGCTAGGTGAAGGGTGGTGCTCTGACAAACAGGAGCAGATTCAGTGTAGTGATGCTGCTGTAGAACAATGTCGCTGAGGTTCTGTAAGAGCTTGGGGAAAAGTCTGCCTCACTCACAAAGATTATACAAGGCTCTGCAGAAGCCTTCGCTGATTTTTTACAAAGATTCGTCTCAACTATGAACAATGCTAAATCAGACCCTGACTCAAGGCAGGTGTTGATAGAGACCATGGCTCATGAAGATACGAACACGGAATATAAAAGCTATTAAACCATTAAAGGCTCCATCGGCACCTATAGATGGTGGAGAAGGAATCCCAACCCAACCAGCGCTGGTTCTAACACGCACCATGCTAATATCAAACTATAGCTAGAGGTCTCCAATATCAAAGTGCTCAGTGCTTCAGTTGCAGAAAATAAAGTCATTTGCAAAGAGACTGTGACCAGGGTGCTAAAGGCCTCAGATCTCAAAATGCCTAGTGCTTTAATTGTGGGGAAAATGGTCATTTGCAACAAAATTGTGAACAAGGCATCTCTGAAGACAAtggtttttctaaatataaaccaGAAAGAAGGCCTAGGCTTCCAGGGGTGCACAGGGAATGTGGCCAGGGTTGACATTGGAGCCATGAGTGTAGGTCCAAGAGAGAGATTCAAGGTCATTTCTGACCATCAGAAACAGCCCTGGGGGCCTAGCCTGAGACCCTGCAGCAAAAAGTACCAGCTGTGTCAGCCAAGGAGTGACACGCAGACTGACAAACGTTCACTTGGCATTGGAGATTTGATGCATGGCACACATGGCAGTGCAGCTCTCAGACAGCTACAGGCAAACGTCCTACTCTCTCCCCAGAAACTTGGTGTCACAGTCAACTGGCCAGCTGTGTGGAGCACGTGCAGGACAGTGTGACTTCTTCATCTTGGAGGCTCTGAGGCTGCCCATGGGGAGAGAGCACAGAAGAATGGTCGGGGAAGGGTGGGCAGTGATTCGTTTGAGAACCTTTGGTTGGGCAGGAAGGACAGACCAGGTTATGGGGCATTGAGGACAAGAGGACAGAGTCCGGGCAGCAGAACTGGGACACTTCGTCCACCTCCTCCTCATTGCAGACACACCTATCCCCAGGAGACACCCACGACAGCCGTGGCCACCCATACCTGCCCAGCAGCCTGTGGCTCTGAGATTAGATGCAATGACCTTCAGACACAGTCTAGCACTGGGGCTGGGAAATGTTGGTTCTTAGtgtcactcccctccccctggccCCAGGTGACACCTTTAAATAGCATCAGGGTGAGGTTCGCTGACAAGTTTACCTTTTGGGGAGCCCTCTGGAAAGACAACTAGTCCTTCTAGATGCCTGGATTCCTTCCCGGTGGCTCAGTAGATCCTGTCTCTTCCTGTGCCTGGACGGGTCACAGTGGGGGTGGTGcccaggatgaggaggagaagctTTCCCCGTGCCTGGGTCCATCTGGAgctcacagtgcacacacatagcacaaggccctgtgacTTTCTGGCCATCCGTCCTGCACGTTTCCTCTGGAAGGAAGGTTGTCAAGGACCTGTCTGGAAGGGTCCTGAGGAAGTGGTCATGTTTCTGGAAAACAGTGTGGCATACAGTACCCAGTGCACCCGGCCTCTTTTGTTCCATGTTGGAACTCAAAGTTCCTCTCCTAGAATGAACTCCTTGCACCCCTGGACATTTTTGGATTCCCTGTAATGAGATGGCAGGACGCACACCTGGGAGGTGTCTGACTTGGTTTAATTTAATAACAGCTCATTGGAATATAATTTACATACCACATAAATCGCTCATTTATGTATAAACGCAGTTATTAGTGCATAAACATTGGGCAACCCTCGTCTGTCAAACTCAGGAATGTTCCATCATCCCAAAGAGAGCTCTGTCCCCGTGAGCGTCTTACCTTAGCGTCTTACCAGCTCCCAGTATTCTCCAGTCCACTTGATGTCTCTGAATTCTCCTGCTCAAGGCATTTCCTGTCATAGAGAGACCCACTGGATGTCTtttaggagctggttctctcacTGAGCACCATGTCCTTAAGGGCATATGTGGGAGTCTCACTCCTGTTcctggctgagtaatattccaagGTGGGGATAGCCCACACTATGTGCCTGTCATTCAGGTGTGTGGAAACTGGACTGTCTCTACTTTCTGGGTGCTGTGACTATTTTAAGTTTTGGTGTGAATATGGGTTTTAATTTCTTCTGGGCACATACATTGGAGGGGGGATTGCTGGGTCACGTGGTGACTGTGTTCAGtacttctgcttcagcctcctgaatgctgggatggtgGGTGTGCAACTCCACAGCagtctgctcttttctttcctgagaggtttctttgtgtagtcctggctgtcctggaactcactctgtagaccaggctggcctcaaactcagagatctgccagcctctgcctcctgagtgctgagattaaaggtgtgtgctaccaagcCCGGCTctttcttatttagttttgttttgagctCAAAGGTAGACGTCAGAAGGTCACCTGCTGgacctgaggatcaaactcaggtcttgagGCTCAGTGACAAGCACCTTTggttgctgaaccatcttgctggctggcccatctttttggatttttttttttttttgagatagggcaaggtctcactctatagactagctcaggctggttttgaactcagcaTCCTGTGGACTGGACTGGCATGACAGGCGTGAACTGACACTACTCTTGGCAAGAAACGAGTTGGGACCTTTCCTTGACGGATACTGAGAATTGTACCCAGGCCTTTTCCTCATGCTAGACTCTGCCCCGGGAACCCAGCTGCCTCACTGTGGTGGAGCCTGTATTGACACAGGGCCTCGATAAGCTGTAGAGGTTGTTCTTATATCCTCCATCCTCCTGATGTCTGAGGCCACAAGCATGGACCAGGCCAGGCTTCAAAATCTTTGTCTCATAAGGAAACCTGACTTCACCTTCAGAACAGTAGTAACTCCTCTCTCCATCAACATGGTGACTATAGTGGAAAGGGACTGGGACAACCTATCACTGGCGGTAAATCACAGCTGGGGAGCTAAGGTAAACACAAGGGGCTGTGGCTGTGACTCAGGGGTGGAGCTCCTGCCTAGActccctcagtgaggggctgggggcgtggtcagaggtggagccctgcctagaatccctcagtgaggagctgggggcgtggtcagTGGTGGAGCCCTGCCTAGACTctctcagtgaggggctgggggcgtggtcagtGGTGGAGCCCTGCCTAGActccctcagtgaggggctgggggcgtggtcagaGGTGGAGCCCTGCCTAGActccctcagtgaggggctgggggcgtggtcagaGGTGGAGCCCTGCCTAGActccctcagtgaggggctgggggcgtggccagGGGAAACATCCTTATCTAGGATCTTTAGACTGAGACTCAGCAAAGTGTAGAAACTCTTGATGTGGAAAGTAAAATCcagcaaatcacagaaaaacttgAATAATATGGACAGGCAAGAACTTGAGTCCCTGATTCTTAGGGCCCACTGAGATGTGCGCTGTCTGTGTCTTGGAGTTATAGGTCCTGCTGCTTCAGGGGGACTAGGAAAGTGACCCAAGAGGAAGTCAGGATTGAGGTCACTCTGCCTCGGGTACCCTGGGGAATGATCTGAGCTGGTTACAGAGGGCACTGCCCGGTCTGAAATCATTCCCCGTCAGTGACATCAGCAAGGCCCCGCCTGCTTGGGCAGCTTGTCTATGTAATGGAGGGTCACGGTCTGGTCCTCAGCTTGAATGCCAGCGGCAGCTTGAATTTAATCAGAGGAAGTCCCATGAGTTCTGCCCTGGAGGCTTCTCCAGAGGCTGGCAACTTGTCTcatgcctcagggcctttgcactggcTGGcattctacctgcctctgtccctgttGTCACACTAGACCTTCACATAACAGCTGGGTGGAATCCCGGGGGCTGTCCTCCCTGAGCCCCACGTGGGCACGATCTGGCTGTCCACGCCTAAGCAGATCACGTGACATCACGTCTCTAGGATGGAAACAAGATCTCAAAGCGCAGCTTGGATTTCCCACTGAAGTTTTAGGAGACACGGACTTTCCCACAcacctttgtttttttgtttttttggtttttttttggttctttttttcggagctggggaccgaacccagggccttgtgcttcctaggcaagcgctctaccactgagctaaatccccaaccctcccacacACCTTTCGAACATGCCCTGTGCATTTGGCCACTTGCTGGAGCTCTCTGAATCTTCACAGTTGCATTGTAAAGACTGATGGCAGGAATTGCttgctctccctcttcccctctctccctctccccctccctgcctccctgtctccccgtccccatcccccttcctcttccttctccctctcttcctctccatctctctctctctctctcttttttttttttttcggagctggggactgaacccagggccttgcaattgctagacccagagccttgcgcattgctagctctctctctctctctctctctctctctctctctctctctcttttcttttttttttttttttttttttccggggctggggaccgaacccaggaccttgtgcttcctaggtaagcgctctaccactgagccaaatccccaaccccgcatctcTCTcttaataatgtatttatttttattttatctgcataGGTagtttgtctgcatatatgtttgtgtgaaggTGTTGGCCCTCCTAGAACTAGAGGTACAGTTCTGGCTGctgtgtgtgtactgggaattgaatgggtcctctggaatagcagctaGTGCTTTAAACCAATTaattagccatctctccagctccaaagagactttagatatttatttagttacttatttttgtttttctccctggctgtcctgaagttttctctgtagacctgactggccttgaactcacagatctatcacagcacctcccaaatgctgcagttaaaggtgtgtgccacccaactctgagtttgtgtgtctgtctgtctatctgtctgtctgactgactgcctgattgagacaaggttttatgtattttatgtgcttGAACTTtagtcctcctgccttcacttccagAGGGCCAGGGTTATCATCCACAGCTCTCACTGATGAGTTCTGGACAGTAGAAATCCTACTACTCAGAAAATAAGCCATTTTTTGGTGGCCCAGGTCCTGTCATCTCAGGAGGGTACTGTCTGGGTTACAGAGTTAGCCTGGAACatttagtgagactctgtctgaaaTATAAAATGCTGGGTCATGATAGTTcatacctgtcatcccagcaacTCCTGAgttaagaggcaggaggatcaggaattcactgTCATCTTTGGCTTCATAAGAATTTCAAaactggggttgggaatttagctcagtggtagagcacttgcctagcaagctcaaggccctgggttcagtcctcagcgccgggggtgggggtgtgggggtgggggagtttgaaaccagggctggagagatggctcagtggttagagctgtCATGTTACGTaattcagaggttctgagttcaaatcccggcaaccacacaactatctgtaatgagatctgatgccctcttctggtgtgtctgaaggtagcgacagtgtacttatatataataaatacctctttaaaaatatatttggggggctggggatttagctcagcggtagagcgcttgcctagcgagcgcaaggccctgggttcggttcccagctccggaaaaaaaaaataaaataaaaatatatttaaggggctggagagatagctcagtggttaagagcactgactgctcttccagaggtcctgaattcaaatcccagcaaccacatggtggctcacaaccatctgtaatgggatccaaatccctcttctggtgtgtctgaggacagctacagtgtacttatatataataaataagtatataatgataaaaatatatatttaaaaaaagaagtttgaaacCAACCTGGGGTACATGAGACATCCCCtcctggggggagggaaggaagcatgtggtggtggggggtgagTGGGCATGGTGAGGCGTGGTTGTAGCTCAGCGGAAGGAGGGCTTGTGGAGCACCAGATAAATCAGGCATGGTAGTGTAGGCAGGTCCCttatcccaacactgggaaggagggagacaggaaggccaGGATTTCAAGATTAGTTCTCACACATGTACATTGGAagtcaacctgagctacatggccTATATGGAAGTGGTACTATTTACACGTCTTTTCCATCTAAGGACCCAGATTCCAtttgcacaaacacatacattatacataaagagagagagagagagagagagagagagagagagagagagaagaaaaggaggaggaggaggaggaggaggaggaggaggaggaggaggaggaggaggaggaggaggaggaggaggaggaggaggaggaggaggaaatgaaataGGGTACGGACCGGGCTTGGTGGcacactcctataatcccagcactgggtggcAGAGCAGGAGGATATCTGTTCAGTTCGCGGGCATCCTGTTCtagggaattccaggacaatcATGGTTACATAGAGATACTTTGTGCCAAAAAATGtgcacataatacatacatacatatatacacatatgtatgtatatatacacatgtgtataaattattcatatataatatattgtacatatatatgaacaaataaaataaatcagaaaccagtcaatcaaagaacaaaaaaaattataaaaaccagAGGGAACCTGGATATGAAAAGAACGAATCAGAGGAGTATTTCTGCGCATGCTCTCTTGCCGCCGCTGCCCGCTTCCTCTTGGGAGTTGTAGTTCTCCTTAGGCTCCTCTCAGGGGGCAAACCCTGTGCGCTCTTCCGGCAGTCgcagaactacaactcccagcaggCGGCGCGTACGCGTGCGCACTGCGGGCAGCAGGCGGCATGTCGGCGCTCCGGTGGACCCGAGGCGCAGCGGGGCTTGGTCGGGTTCTGCGCTCCCCTGGGCCCCACCGCCCGGCTTCGGAGGAAGGTAAAGGAGTGTCAGACCCAAGACTGTAATCTTCCTTGGGATCCCGGTCACCTCCAACCTTTGTTCTTTGACCTATGGAGGAGTTTCTGGGAACCCACTTAGCTGGGTATTAGTTGAGGGCACTTTGACTTTTGACTCTTGCTTGCTTTTGCAGCCCTCTGACCCACTGTTGGGGACTTAGGGACTTTGACATTGACCTTTGGCTACTTTTAGCTAGTTCTTCATGCTGAATCCTGCACCTCGACTCGTGTAGCTTTGGCCTGCTCTGCCCTTGAACTTGGACTTTTTCTGGGTCTTGATTTATTGGGGGAGCGGGGTGTCAATTTTTTGAGCCATGGTGTTTCCATGTGGCACATGCTGGATGCTGAGTTTGAACTCATGCCCTACTGCTTCAACCTGCTGAGTTCCGGGATCACAGGCCTATACTACCATGC
This window harbors:
- the Fgf22 gene encoding fibroblast growth factor 22 isoform X1, with the translated sequence MRRRLWLGLAWLLLARAPGAPGGYPHLEGDVRWRRLFSSTHFFLRVDPGGRVQGTRWRHGQDSIVEIRSVRVGTVVIKAVYSGFYVAMNRRGRLYGSVPGAHRGERLQHIRLTTLEAPRPTHVLGTGQPGHSQARQTDSSAPTVHTLPTSTGLILKGLATVQEAWVTHRAGKIWS
- the Fgf22 gene encoding fibroblast growth factor 22 isoform X2, which translates into the protein MRRRLWLGLAWLLLARAPGAPGGYPHLEGDVRWRRLFSSTHFFLRVDPGGRVQGTRWRHGQDSIVEIRSVRVGTVVIKAVYSGFYVAMNRRGRLYGSRVYSVDCRFRERIEENGYNTYASRRWRHHGRPMFLALDSQGIPRQGRRTRRHQLSTHFLPVLVSS